gggctgagtccggaTTGTCGTACTCTTGTTCGTACTCCTGGCGGCAGGGTACTTCATCCTCATGGCGATCGAAGCGGCGTTCGTCGATATGTTgtcgtgcatctcagagattgttgaggtgcacccggatgtcctggtcgacctcctggtcgtgttggcggtgatgttcggtgcggttgcccctagctccgccctggaggggttgcctatcGTCGCGGTGCTGGTTGGTGAAGCGACTTTGGCGACGATCGGTTCTTGTGGCGACTGATCGGCTAATCGAAgaggtggagtatgaaggtctctgatcctggcgaatctcattgacctggcagtgcgccgctttaagcatgacggcgaccttggcgagctcgggcgtctgtgggaggtgggcgagctcgttggcgtccactgccagattggcacttggagtcttgaagacgtcgtggccgtcaacgcggagaaactcttcgtcgaggttgcgctggagtggccttccttgcgagtcaagctactGCTCGGCCAACGCGAGGGCATTCTCGTTTTCTCGGCGTTGTGCACGGTTGACGTTCCGGTTCTCACGAACGGCGCGTTCCTCCTTGGTCTCGCCGTTCCGAGGGGAGCTGTCGacactgacgttgaagatcgcaccacctcggaaaggagggagaggaagttgctcggtgaaggtttcggcgagggtctccgtagaacCTTGGGACTCGGTgtctggattctcctctaggatggtctggagggacgctcCAGAGCATCGGCTGACATGGAGCATGTTGATGGCCAGCggaggctggtcggcgatctggtcggtgaatttgccccttagggcgtcttggtaggtggcggcaacgttggtgagcccgaagggcagagccACAACTCCTGGAATTTTCTGAGCAGCCTCTAATAgatttggatcggagggtggtcgacgctgaaccaaagtgtccagagccgattcgtcgatggagaggcaatcggcgagcttcagaccgacccgatcgatggactcgatcagatcgtcgttgttgatctgcctcctctagtagcgaggaagcgggcagtgagttgctgatgaaggcgacctcggaggtggttccaagatcggatctgtagTCGTAGGTGCGGGGATGATCGGCACAGAATCGATCTGCGCCGGcttgaggagctctccgactctgtcaacgttgatgatctaggagatcgatccgaccgtgaagatctggccgggctatgggagggacaaagagcctgcggaaaaagtcatcttgttcgataaggaaacagcacgcaagcCCCTACCTGACCCGTCAACTGTCGACATAATATCGTCGATagtcctccgagggatatcccacgaaggtagattgatcggtagaggagcgtgagatcaagaacaagaaggcaacagagacacacgagctagacaggttcaggccgtcagtatgacgtaataccctactcctgtggtccgttggtttgtattagctatcgtatgatattacgtgagtttggagggggtccctgcccgccttatatagtccgggaagcatggttacaagtcggttaggtctgagagataaccgaaaagtaataactgattacatgaatcttgggatcatacatatcctaacagatctcgtagtatcttcaggatgtcttccagatgtcttgcagaaggcgccgagcagagtcgtaccCCGCAAggcttccagatgtcttgcggaaggcgcagcccatgtggtttgtcatgggtattcggggtcagaccccccccacacacacattgATGGTGCTGATAAGATTGACAATCCTATAACTCGGCAGTAcctttctttttttcaaaaaaaggaagGCAAATGCTACTTATGGTCGAATCCATGTTCTTTTTATTGTTTTAATTTGATGCCCACAGCCCACATGTTAACTTTTAGATGTGTTTGTAAAGAATCAAAAGGAGTTGGCCTAATGCCaatctttcttgttgtcttttttattcttcatatttatactaggtagcgtgcccgtgcgttgctacgggataactaataatttatactaaaaacacatgaatcgcacgataagataacaatactggaaaaattaaataccaacgttaaagtggtatttaatccaaaaagcaaagtttatgaatttaacacagtcacggagtgcgcggcgtcgcaggctcataaACTCTACTTTATACATATTtccgtgatacggctaagataatgtttatattggcaggaagaaatctctgaTATCCATTTGTTTCATTATAATCCATTTATCTAaacaatgtttgaggtgagggcatggttatagtttttagtagctttgtgatactgtccgaagctatgagatgattgatgtcttgcaatgatcctttcattaatttagtttttttatctatgtttaattgtttattcagtctattttgtaggcacgccggtagataatggatgacaaaatttaagcatccataatttatctctttgactttgagcatgagttttgtttttattttttaattgatatattgtccttttatttttaccatagcgttagcacgggcatgcatGAAAAACAAAGATGTCTTTACACTGTAGAAATCTTTTAAGAAGATCAagcatagattattcttgtataGAATATTATATATACAATCatctaaatattctaattaaactacaaaattttgaattaggatacgaggtaagacaggcaaatagatatttcaaaactacctatAGAGttcaaagaacttaataaataaatccttctgaaggcaatgcaaattctctctgatctttcatttggtgtagttagtgttattaTAGTACCTGCAtgtattcatgggaaataaatTGTGGATAAAACGTGGatactttttggtgcgacattccaacatgggtccatcgtcctgccaatatctttaaggcagatcacataaaggatgagagtccctctatTGCTCACAAgcgactcaaacttatatctgatcatggtaatgttgaattgctttgcatcaaaagcatcgacaatgataaatggggacataggttttagtatgcatagtggaggaaaactcaacaTTGGCCTTCTCAGTAGCTTTTCTGAGCCTTTacagtgctaacttgtccttactcagatagtcaagaggtgcaccataaaattatgcaccactaagaaaagtgtcaccgttggttgccttgacctgaaaaatgtgtcgaaattaagaattacaacacctaattcaacatcttggaacatacactcaagtggataccttattctacaatatatgtctatgtggaatagtcctaaagccacataTATTTATAcgatgagtataacatactttgttttaaaattttatgagagattttttaagacacactgtattatccatgtgacaggcactaatatttacatatatactcgaacctgtgtgtacaggattatatggagatgcagcggaacttattcatggatttattggcgcataaaagaaatggatatcgaagaattctttctgccgatataaaatattatcttagccatatcacgaaaaagtctatacggTAGAggttgtgagcctacgacgccgcgctcttcgtgactgtgttaatttcacgaactttgctttttgaattaaatgtcactttaacgtcggtatttaatttaacagtattgttatcttatcgtacgatccgtgtgtttttagtacaaaagatttagttgtcccgtagtaaCGCACGAACACGCTACCTAGTCTCTATTATAAACATAGAGTTCTTCCGGTTATACTATCAATAAAGATACACCAATTTCAGTTAATATGTATAAATTTATCTAAAGTAACAATTTAAATAAATTATATGTTATGGTTAACAATATAGTCTTGATTAATTTGTTAGAATTATTAATATATGAGTCATTAAGGAAATATTTTTCATGATTGCTGAAACATTGTCGCTCATACATGCATGTGTACTTGAACTATTTGATGGCACAACATTGATATTTAATTTAAATAGCTTTTAAATATACTAATATTAATATATGTGGGTGATGTGGAAACATGTATATCTGTAATTTATGCTATTTAAGCACTTGTTTTGTAATAGAAGACGTTAGTAATTTATATTCAGATTTCATGAGAAGTTTGAGTTTTTTTTAATAATGGTAATAGTGATAATTTAGATGTAATTTAAATGGTTGTGTAGATTGTCTATCATAACGGCCGGGTGGGTAATTAGATGCAAAAAATTAAGTAATCAAATGAATAATCGCCCTTCTACGGGGAAAACATCCTAGAGAAGAAACCACACTGCTTTGACGTCATCTTCCAGCCTTTAATTACAAAAGACCAGGGGGCCATCTAGATGTGATATGACGTGATTTGTGAAGCATGGAATCATCATATTTAATTAAGTTTACTTGAGTTTATTTGACTCTCAAAAAAAAAGTTAGAATAGCTCGTAATTAGGgatggatggagtatatataataCTAACGTCACCCCGTGAAGCTCTAAAGGGCATATTTGCTTTGTGGACTGGAAGAAAATTGCGTGGATCCTGAGTCTAATCACTCTCCTGTACGATCCATCACGGATGTATGATACGTGGCATTAGAAGGAATCAAACGTTCAGAATGATGTCGAGAATCTGATAACTTGCCACATTTATTAACGGTGATTGTGCATCACACATCCGAACCTAGACCGCGTTTGAAATCCAACGTTTGAGCGTCTCTGTCTGTCTGATGCCGATTCCAAGTTTCCAACCCACGTCATGGCCATCGATAAGATGCTGGTACAGATACAATGCTTCGAGATGGACTGTTACTCCAAGTATCTGACAGCTCAAGAATTGCAAAAGTCGTGCATCGGTGCATGCCATGCGATAGTTCAAAACGGCTCTCGCCATGCATGCCCCGGCTCCGTCTCTGAGCATAGCACATCAGTTCCTGGCGCCATGAACACGAGCACCAGTAGCAACGCCAACACCGGCGTCGTCGCAATCGCAAGGCAAGACCCACGAGCCATCGATGGGAGGACAGCGAGTGCGGCCGACAAGCTCGACGCCGACTTCTCCAAGGTGCTGACCAAGATCCACCGGTTCCCCGGGGGCCTGCAGGGGATCGACGGCAGCAGCTACGTCGTGCCAAGCGTGGTGGCCATCGGCCCCTACTACCGCCGGAGCGACGCGCATCACCACCTGcagaagatggaggaggtgaaGCTGGCGGCGGCCCACCACCTGTGCACGAGGGCGGGCCGCTCCACGGCGGAGGTGTACGAGAAGGTGCTCTCTGTCGTGAGCGACGCGCGCGGCTGCTACGACGCCGACGACCAATCGGTCGCGGACGTAGGCAACGCCGAGTTCGCGGAGATGATGTTCCTGGACGGCTGCTTCCTGCTGCAGTACATGGTGGGCGACACCACGCCGGTGCTGCAGAACCGGATGATGCTGTCCACGGGGCCCAGCATCCAGAAGGACATCTTCCTGCTCGAGAACCAGATCCCCTGGCTGGTGCTCGAGGTGCTCACGGAGTTCATGTCCGTCGACGTGCTCCGGTTTGTCGCCGGGATAGAGGAGAAGTTCTTCGACTTCTTCCCCGCAAAGGCAAAGAAAGGGCGCCGTCGTCGGCCTATGCCGACATCGCTGGATCAGGACCCGCCGCACCTCCTCGGGCTCCTCCGGCTCACGCAGCTCGGCAGGATGCCCGAGACGAAAATGAAATACAAGAGCTTTGCGTCGACGTCGCTGTCCGTGTCCATCAGCGCCGTGGAGCTCGCGGAGATCGGCGTCAGGCTGACGCCGAGCACGGAGCCGTGGTTCGGGGACATGAGCTTCAGCCGGGGACCCCTGTTCGGCGAGCTGTCCCTGTCGCCGCTGTTCCTGAACGACGTCACGGCGTGCTGGCTCGTCAACATGGCGGCGCTGGAGGCGAGCACCTCGGGCTCCGGCGCGGAGTcggacggctacgtcgtgagctcgTACCTGTCGGTGCTGGCGATGCTCATGGACAGGGAGGAGGACGTGCAGCAGCTGCGGGCCAAGCGCCTCGTGTACAGCACCTTGAGCAACACGCAGGCGCTGGGCTTCTTCAAGGGGCTCGCCCAGCACCTCCGCTTCGGCGACCACTACTTTGTCACCTTGGAGGAAATCGAGGCGTACAAGCGCCACAGGTCGGTGCGGATCTTCGTCCATCGCCACCTCTACCACGGCTACAAGGCCATGACCATCGCCACGCTCTTCTCCATCGTCGGTGTGCTCGTTGGAATCTTAAAAATCATGctcgacaacaacaacaacaaaatacaCAACCGATTTTTCTAATGAAACAAGCTCAGTGCTCCGTTGTTCTTTCCCAAATTTGTGTGTCGAATTTTTTAAACATCTTAACAACTGTAAATGAAAAACCTTAAAAGGTTGTATAAATCATCGACAGCAATAACTTTTCATAAAAATAATCTCCATCTGACGTGGTCATATAAAAAATCTATGATTTTCTCTAAGATTTAGTATCGACACGCCAGTCCTATTTGCGAGACCGCTCTATTTTGCCACGCCAATAAAAGTGGCACGACAGGCACCGAATAATACCGATAGACCTCCACGCGTGCTCTAGTGTGGCACATCTTGTCACATCAATACATATGACGTGGTACTATGGTTTTATCAAATCATGCGGCCTTGCGCGCCTAAAAgggttttttttagaaaaaacggGATTGTATTTCACATGTACTTATAACTTAAGGTTTACATTGCAACCCTTACAACAGCACCCTTGAAGAAAAGGAAAATTATGTTTTAGTCCATACAAGGGTCTCCCGGTCATCTTCGTCGCCGGCGATTGGAGCAGCCCCTTGACGAGCACCCACTGCACCACAGGTGGGAGTGGAAACACACCAAGGTTGCAGCTTGAAGCCAAAGCCCTTCTCGACGAAACATTAAAGTTTTCCATTGCCACAATGAGTAGCATGTCGAAAACATCGACATGTCATAGATACGTTGAACGCCCTAGCAGTAAAAGATGACCACCAGCCATCTCATCGCCGAGAAACATGGGACTTGTCGCCGCAAGCATCGCCGGCAACCCCAAGTCATCGGACGACAAAGCAACCGAAAGGGGGAAAAGACCGCCCAAGCAGTTGCAAGTAAACCACCAACCCGATTCCTCATAATAGTGGTAGGCAAACCTCCCTAGAGCCTCGCTAGAGAGGGCATCGTCGGAGGGAcaaaagaactcaccgacgagATCTGGATCTTCAAACGAACCACCAGATCCGGTGAAGATGTAGCAAACCAGCCCTTCACCGCTGCGGAAACACACATCAGCGAGGTGGAGAAGGGCCAGAGAAGCTTATTCGCTGTAGACAGCGCCGTCGCCACCATCCGTACGCCGCCAAGGCCTAGGTTACCTAGATTAGGGACTAGAACTAACTAAATGGGTAGTAATCTACACTCCAGCCACCGTAGGTTCGGTTCCCCTCCCCCTCCGGTGCCGGGGAGGACACCAGAAGGGGAGGGAACCGACGGATTCGGTGGCGGAGGCGAAGTCGCCTTCTTTTCGCCCGCTCTAACTATAGCAGATGGGAGAAGGAACGAGAACGATCTCGGCTGCCTTAGGCATGCAGGTTAGGCCATGCCAGCAATCTAGTGCAGCAAGGCCAGTTGCTAACttctgtcttcttcttcttcttctttcttttccttctaagCATCCTGAATTCCtagcaaggccttgtttagttggcgattttttttgcgaaatggtactgtagcactttcgttgttatttggcaattagtgtccaatcatagtctaattaggcttaaaagattcgtctcgtgaatttcgtctaaactgtgtaattagttttattttttatttatatttaatgcttcatgcatgcatctaaagattcgatgtgacggggaatcttgaaaaattttgcaaagtgAGAGGAACTAAACAGCACCCAAGATTGTAAATTTGTACTGTTTTCTCCATATCTACTTTAATGCAAAGGCTGAGCACCCGCCATTCCATGCTAAAAGAAGGGGTTAGTAGGAATAAAAAATAAAAGCTAGATAGAGTCATTTTTATGATACAATTTAAAAAGGGGTTAAAAATCCCTAACCTAAGACAGGCCCGCAAGTGAACCTACTTATTCTCCTACTAAGACCAACAACCGGAAAGGTTAGGCGTTAAGGATTAAAACAAATGATATGTGAACCGATAAAGGTCTCACTTTTGGCTTTACGATTTTAGTGG
This DNA window, taken from Miscanthus floridulus cultivar M001 chromosome 13, ASM1932011v1, whole genome shotgun sequence, encodes the following:
- the LOC136499404 gene encoding UPF0481 protein At3g47200-like; translated protein: MAIDKMLVQIQCFEMDCYSKYLTAQELQKSCIGACHAIVQNGSRHACPGSVSEHSTSVPGAMNTSTSSNANTGVVAIARQDPRAIDGRTASAADKLDADFSKVLTKIHRFPGGLQGIDGSSYVVPSVVAIGPYYRRSDAHHHLQKMEEVKLAAAHHLCTRAGRSTAEVYEKVLSVVSDARGCYDADDQSVADVGNAEFAEMMFLDGCFLLQYMVGDTTPVLQNRMMLSTGPSIQKDIFLLENQIPWLVLEVLTEFMSVDVLRFVAGIEEKFFDFFPAKAKKGRRRRPMPTSLDQDPPHLLGLLRLTQLGRMPETKMKYKSFASTSLSVSISAVELAEIGVRLTPSTEPWFGDMSFSRGPLFGELSLSPLFLNDVTACWLVNMAALEASTSGSGAESDGYVVSSYLSVLAMLMDREEDVQQLRAKRLVYSTLSNTQALGFFKGLAQHLRFGDHYFVTLEEIEAYKRHRSVRIFVHRHLYHGYKAMTIATLFSIVGVLVGILKIMLDNNNNKIHNRFF